The genomic stretch CCTGTCTTTTCTTCGATGCGCTTGCCGATCTCGACAGCGCTGCCGGCCCCTTCAGCGACGAGGATGATCGAATGCAGCTTGCCTCGGTCATGGCCGCGCAGCAGGCGGGCGCAGACCTCATCGAGGTCAAAAGGCACCTCAGGCACTAGGATCGACTCGGCGCCGCCGCCCAAACCCGCCAGCAAGGCGATATGGCCGGCACGCCGGCCCATCACCTCGATCACATTCGTCCGGTCATGGGAGGTGGCGGTATCGCGGATCTTGTTGATAGCGTCGAGGACGGTGTTCACCGCTGTATCAAAGCCGATGGTATAGTCTGTGCCTGGGATGTCGTTGTCAATGGTGCCCGGGATGCCGACGATGCGGATGCCGTGGCGCATCAAGGCCTGGGCGCCGCGGAAAGAGCCGTCGCCGCCGATGACGACGAGGGCGTCGATGCCGGCGTCTTTCAGCTTGCCGGCGGCCAATGCCTGGTTCTCAGGTTCAAAAAACTCCTTGCAGCGGGCGGTTCGCAACACCGTGCCTCCGCGGTGGATGATGTCGCCGACAGATCCGACATCCATGGCGCGCATCTCTCCTGCCAGGAGTCCGGCGTAGCCGCGCAAGATCCCGGACACCTGGATCCCCCGGTAGATGGCCATGCGGACGACGGCGCGCAAGCAGGCGTTCATTCCCGGCGCGTCGCCGCCCGAGGTGAGGACGCCGATATGTTTGACCAAACGAATCCCTCCGGAAACCAAATTCAAAACACTGTCCTGAACAGGCGAAGAACCAGTCTCGTCAACTAGATTGCCCTCAACGTCCCGTCCTCTTGCGGTCTTTTCCTGACGGGAAAATTCTTCCCTGTCACGCCCGTTCCTTCTGATTTGTTCAAACAATCATCATCTATCGTATAAAGACGCCGCCGGTCCCAGCGCCGGCGGCGTCTTTATGTGCATTTTCAAAAAAGCTTCCCGGCAACCGCTGCTTCCATCCGACCTTCTCAGGTGCCTGATGCGTCGGTCGCCTCGGCTTCAAAGGTGCCACAGGAGGCATCTTCGATGCAGTGCAAGCCCAGGTTGCGGTATTTGGCATAACGACTATCGACCAGTTCCTGGGCGGAAAGGGCCAACAGGTTCTCTATTTCTTCGCTGAGCGCCGTCGCCAGTTCCTTCGCCGTTCCGATCGGGTTACGGTGGGCGCCGCCGGAGGGCTCGGGGACGATGCGGTCGATCAGCTTCAGGTCTTTCAACCGCTCGGCGGTGATGCCCATCGCGGCCGCAGCCTGCGGGGCTAAGGAGGCGTCTTTGAAGAGGATCGAAGCCGCCGATTCGGGCGAGGCCACCGAGTAGACGGCATGCTCCAGCATGAGCAAACGGTCGGCTACACCGAGGGCCAGTGCGCCGCCGCTGCCACCTTCGCCGATGATCACCGAGATGATCGGCACGGGCAGAGCAGCCATCTCTAGGAGATTGCGGGCGATCGCTTCGGCTTGCCCCCGCTCCTCAGCGCCGATGCCGCAGTAAGCACCTGGCGTGTCGATGAAGCAGATGATGGGCCGGCTGAACTTGGCCGCCTGCCGCATCAGCCGCAAGGCTTTGCGGTAGCCTTCGGGGTGAGGCATGCCGAAGTTGCGGTAGATGTTCTCCTTCGTGTCCTTGCCTTTCACGTGGCCGATGACGGTGACGGGACGGCCCTGAAAGCGGGCGATGCCACCCACGATCGCCGGGTCGTCGCCATAGAGGCGGTCGCCCTTCATCTCATAGAACTCCTCGAAGAGGAGACGGATGTACTCGATCGTGTTGGGACGATCCGGGTGGCGGGCCAATTGGGCCTGCTGCCACGGCGTCAGGTCGCGGTAGATCTTTTTGCGCAGTTCTTCGGCCTTCTGTTCCAGCGTCGCGATTTCGCTGCTGAAATCCAGGTCTTTTTCTTGGGAGAAGGTGCGCAGTTCGTCGATTTTCGTTTCCAGCTCAAAAAGCGGTTTTTCAAAATCCAGCGGCAGCGCCATCAGCTTTCCACCCCCTCGAGGGAATTCCCGCAGTGCAACGCCAGCAGCGCAGCCAATTGCTCGCGCATCTTCGGGCGTTCGATGATGATGTCGACCATACCGTGTTTTTGCAAAAATTCGGACCGCTGAAATCCTTCCGGCAGTTTCTGGCGGATCGTCTGCTCGATGACGCGGGGGCCGGTGAAGCCGATCAAGGCGCCCGGCTCAGCGATGATCAGGTCGCCCAGCATGGCAAAGCTAGCTGTAACGCCGCCAGTCGTCGGGTCGGTGAGAACCGAGAAAAAGGGCAGGCCGGCTTTGGAGAGGCGGGTCAGGGCGGCGCTGGTGCGGGCCATCTGCATCAGCGAGAGGACGCCTTCCTGCATGCGGGCGCCGCCGGAAGCGGAAAACAGCACCAGCGGCAGGCGCAACTTCAGCGCCCGCTCGGCGGCGCGAACGATCTTCTCACCGACAACGGCGCCCATGGAGGCCATGATGAAGCGGGGATCCATGACGCCGAGGACAACGGGAATGTCACAGATCCTCCCCTGCCCGGTCGTGATGGCCTCGCTCATGGACGTTTCAATCTGACACTTCTGAATTTTTTGGGCATAGCCGGGAAACTGGAGGGGATCTTTTGATACCAGCTCCCGGTCCCACTCGATGAAGCTGTTCTCGTCGACCAGCATGACGATCCGTTCCTGAGCCGTCATCCGAAAATGGTATCCACACCGGCATACCTTCAGATTCTTCTCCAACTCTTTCGTCAACAGGATCTGCTGACACTGCTTGCACTTCACCCACAAACCATCCATTTGTTTATCGCGCCCCTTAATCGATTGTGTATCCAGTTGGTACGGTTACGCTGGGGACATGCCCGCGGCGTGACATTATGGGTGGCGTGGGCCGAGGCTTGGGCCTGCTTACCCTCCCAAGGCCCCGCTCAAAATCTCATGGGCTTCTTCGGCTTCTGATTCGGGCACGAGGATTTCTACGGAACCTGAGTCGCCGAGATGAGGCACCCCGACAGGTCGCAACATGACGAGCAAACCTTCGTTCGTAAGTACGTTCTTCAACATTTCAGCGGTGGTGCGGTTGGGTGCGATGTAGACGACGGTCCACACAGGGAATCACCTCTCTCATGTCCCATTCAGATTCCGGCTTCGATCTCACCGTGCTTGGTAAAGATGGTGGCCCGACCACGGATTTTCATGGCCGATGTGTGTTCGGTGAACTGGGCGACCATGACCTCGCCTTTGTCCAATTTCTCTGAATGGTGAAACCTCGTATCCTTGCCTCGGGTCAGGCCGATGATGGTTACGCCGTTTTCCAAG from Heliomicrobium modesticaldum Ice1 encodes the following:
- the pfkA gene encoding 6-phosphofructokinase → MVKHIGVLTSGGDAPGMNACLRAVVRMAIYRGIQVSGILRGYAGLLAGEMRAMDVGSVGDIIHRGGTVLRTARCKEFFEPENQALAAGKLKDAGIDALVVIGGDGSFRGAQALMRHGIRIVGIPGTIDNDIPGTDYTIGFDTAVNTVLDAINKIRDTATSHDRTNVIEVMGRRAGHIALLAGLGGGAESILVPEVPFDLDEVCARLLRGHDRGKLHSIILVAEGAGSAVEIGKRIEEKTGLETRVTILGHIQRGGNPTATDRIWASRMGAQAVEALLRGQSNIMLGVRKGELVEENLDKALTERNGLDEPLYRLAGVLSI
- the accA gene encoding acetyl-CoA carboxylase carboxyl transferase subunit alpha; translated protein: MALPLDFEKPLFELETKIDELRTFSQEKDLDFSSEIATLEQKAEELRKKIYRDLTPWQQAQLARHPDRPNTIEYIRLLFEEFYEMKGDRLYGDDPAIVGGIARFQGRPVTVIGHVKGKDTKENIYRNFGMPHPEGYRKALRLMRQAAKFSRPIICFIDTPGAYCGIGAEERGQAEAIARNLLEMAALPVPIISVIIGEGGSGGALALGVADRLLMLEHAVYSVASPESAASILFKDASLAPQAAAAMGITAERLKDLKLIDRIVPEPSGGAHRNPIGTAKELATALSEEIENLLALSAQELVDSRYAKYRNLGLHCIEDASCGTFEAEATDASGT
- the accD gene encoding acetyl-CoA carboxylase, carboxyltransferase subunit beta gives rise to the protein MDGLWVKCKQCQQILLTKELEKNLKVCRCGYHFRMTAQERIVMLVDENSFIEWDRELVSKDPLQFPGYAQKIQKCQIETSMSEAITTGQGRICDIPVVLGVMDPRFIMASMGAVVGEKIVRAAERALKLRLPLVLFSASGGARMQEGVLSLMQMARTSAALTRLSKAGLPFFSVLTDPTTGGVTASFAMLGDLIIAEPGALIGFTGPRVIEQTIRQKLPEGFQRSEFLQKHGMVDIIIERPKMREQLAALLALHCGNSLEGVES
- a CDS encoding putative signal transducing protein, with protein sequence MWTVVYIAPNRTTAEMLKNVLTNEGLLVMLRPVGVPHLGDSGSVEILVPESEAEEAHEILSGALGG
- the mtrB gene encoding trp RNA-binding attenuation protein MtrB, coding for MLEKETAIGGEYIVIKALENGVTIIGLTRGKDTRFHHSEKLDKGEVMVAQFTEHTSAMKIRGRATIFTKHGEIEAGI